One genomic region from Sciurus carolinensis chromosome 2, mSciCar1.2, whole genome shotgun sequence encodes:
- the LOC124977277 gene encoding 60S ribosomal protein L26, translating to MKFNPFVTSDRSKNRKRHFNAPSHIRRKIMSSPLSKELRQKYNVRSMPIRKDDEVQVVRGHYKGQQIGKVVQVYRKKYVIYIERVQREKANGTTVHVGIHPSKVVITRLKLDKDRKKILERKAKSRQVGKEKGKYKEETIEKMQE from the coding sequence ATGAAGTTCAATCCTTTTGTGACTTCTGACCGAAGCAAGAACCGCAAAAGGCATTTCAATGCACCGTCACACATTCGCAGGAAGATTATGTCCTCCCCTCTTTCCAAAGAGCTGAGACAGAAGTACAATGTTCGATCTATGCCCATCCGAAAGGATGATGAAGTTCAGGTTGTGCGAGGACACTATAAAGGTCAGCAGATTGGCAAAGTGGTCCAGGTTTACAGGAAGAAATATGTCATCTATATTGAACGGGTGCAACGGGAAAAGGCTAATGGCACAACTGTCCATGTGGGCATTCACCCCAGCAAGGTGGTTATCACCAGACTAAAACTGGATAAAGACCGCAAAAAGATCCTGGAACGGAAGGCCAAGTCTCGCCaagtaggaaaggaaaagggcaaatataaagaagaaacaattgaGAAGATGCAGGAATAA